In Humulus lupulus chromosome 7, drHumLupu1.1, whole genome shotgun sequence, the following are encoded in one genomic region:
- the LOC133790996 gene encoding F-box/kelch-repeat protein At3g06240-like, producing the protein MASSLNLPEELIIEIMSWLPPESLIQFKCVGKYWYKLVNFLLEDPSFVAKHLRNQNDSNIFSSPNIAVSCLHIYDTPVYSYKELFALISLSNSNQNDTDSSVAEDLNLPIIPGEKDMSCLTVSHCNGIVCVADYYHNIILSNQAMKKSRVLPKPGLMGRFVLQGVGFGYDSGSNDYKVVRFGRDHSLYPRAEVYSLRFDSWKEIGIDSGTDYFPSLHIDTYFNGAFYWLMSGPRFMIQSFDMSDEVFRTEPLPEILQTAKSQWMSLGVWNDSVALFFCPGGKGTPVTVDIWVMKECVNGRHSWKKGLTIGPFKGIDCPLGFCNEEEFVMRSANYKEVVSYNVRTHNLRNIKVEGLDGIGCRAFSYVKSLVSVQTNKE; encoded by the coding sequence atGGCGAGCTCCCTTAATCTTCCGGAAGAGTTGATCATAGAGATCATGTCATGGCTTCCTCCTGAGTCTTTGATCCAATTCAAGTGCGTTGGCAAGTATTGGTACAAGCTCGTGAATTTCCTTCTCGAGGATCCATCTTTCGTCGCTAAACATCTCCGAAACCAAAACGACAGCAATATCTTCTCCTCTCCAAACATTGCCGTGAGTTGTCTACACATATACGACACCCCAGTTTACAGCTACAAAGAGCTTTTCGCTTTGATCTCGCTTTCGAATTCCAACCAAAACGACACCGATTCTTCTGTCGCCGAAGACTTGAACCTTCCAATCATACCGGGCGAGAAGGATATGAGTTGCCTCACGGTAAGTCATTGCAACGGTATCGTTTGTGTTGCCGATTACTATCACAACATTATCTTATCCAATCAGGCTATGAAAAAATCCCGGGTTTTGCCCAAACCCGGTCTCATGGGTCGGTTCGTATTGCAAGGAGTCGGGTTCGGGTATGATTCCGGGAGCAATGACTATAAAGTCGTCAGGTTTGGGCGTGACCATTCTCTTTATCCGAGAGCTGAGGTTTACAGCTTGAGATTCGACTCATGGAAAGAGATTGGAATCGATTCCGGGACCGATTACTTTCCGAGTCTTCACATCGACACTTACTTCAATGGAGCTTTCTACTGGCTCATGTCGGGGCCGAGGTTCATGATCCAGTCTTTCGACATGTCCGATGAGGTGTTCCGTACCGAGCCGTTGCCGGAAATTCTTCAAACGGCGAAGTCGCAGTGGATGAGCCTCGGGGTTTGGAATGATTCCGTTGCTCTCTTTTTCTGTCCTGGAGGTAAAGGAACTCCGGTCACTGTTGATATTTGGGTCATGAAGGAATGTGTTAATGGGCGTCATTCTTGGAAGAAGGGTTTGACAATTGGGCCTTTTAAAGGAATTGATTGCCCATTGGGCTTTTGTAATGAAGAAGAGTTTGTCATGAGATCTGCCAACTATAAGGAGGTAGTGTCTTACAACGTTCGCACCCATAATCTCAGGAATATAAAGGTAGAAGGTTTGGATGGAATTGGGTGTCGAGCTTTTTCTTACGTGAAGAGTTTGGTTTCCGTACAAACAAATAAGGAATGA